The Cutaneotrichosporon cavernicola HIS019 DNA, chromosome: 5 DNA segment cgccgacgaggcctACTTCGCCAAGAACGGCGTGCCTCTCTTCTCGTCGCACATGCTTGACCTCTCGGAGGAGAGCAACGAGGAGAACATTGGCACCTGCGCCAAGTACTTCCAGCGCATGGCCAAGATGAACCAGTTcctcgagatggagatcGGCATCACtggcggtgaggaggacggtgTTGACAACACTGGTGTCGACAACGCTGCCCTCTACACCCAGCCCGAGGTCGTCTTTGACGTCTACAAGGCTCTTGCCCCCATTTCGCCCAACTTCTcgatcgccgccgcgtTCGGCAACGTCCACGGTGTCTACAAGCCTGGAAACGTCAAGCTCCAGcccgcgctcctcgccgaccacCAGAAGTACGCGGCCAAGCAGCTccagggcaaggagggtgACCTTCCTCTGTAAGTACTACTTCACCTTCCAACCCACACCCTTCCTATCCCCGCTTTCCGAATAGACAGTGCCGTCTCCTTTCTCCATAAGGACGGCGGCGATCCGGTCAGCGAAAATCAACTCGCACCACATATAGAGCCTGCTTGCCCTTCCCTTCAATGCTGCCGACCTCGGTCGGTGGGCGCCAATGGCCTCGGCTGGCTCCTTTTGAGCAGCAGTGTCCACCGGCGTGGGATGTGGGCGAGGGGGTGTCATATTGGTTCTACATCCCACCGTCGCTCTCGCGAGTTGTTGCTGACACCTCAGTTACCTTGTCTTCCACGGtggctcgggctcgagcgaggaggacatcAGCACCGCTGTCAACAACGGTGTTGTGAAGATGAACGTCGACACCGACACCCAGTGGGCCTACCTCACCGGCGTCCGCGACTACGTCCTCAACAAGAAGGGCTACCTCATGACCCAGGTCGGCAACcccgacggcgacgacaagcCCAACAAGAAGTACTACGACCCCCGTGTCTGGATTcgtgagggcgagaagacCATGCACAAgcgtgtcgtcgaggcgtGCGACGACCTTGGCAACAAGAACCGCCTCTAAGCGGCCATCCATCTTAGATGCCCATGGGCTTGAGAGAGTCAACCCGGGGCTCTGTCGGTAGTAAAAAGGAGTCTGTAGTCGTTGTTGCATCACATAACAGAGGCTCGTGGTGCGTGAGAGACCAGAGATGCACGAACGCAGACAACTGGCACATGCACTGACGGTAAACATTGAGTCCATACGTGGCCGCTGATCGGCGTAAGACCCAGCCCGCAACGTCTATGTCATCTGCGTCTGGACGTCAACATCTGCGAGAACCGCATCTTCGAGGTCCCAGCCCCTCGGGTCCCTGCAAACTGCTGACTTTCTCGGCTCTGCGTGACCACAACGGAAACTTTTCGCCGTCTTCTGGTATCGCTATCACCATACATTCTATCGACTCGACGCTCGCCAGGTCATGGCGAGCCCCAGCAAAGCAGAAATCGACAGAATGGATTGAAATAATGGGGTCGGGCCAAACGGCAACGTCCGCAGTCAGGGTCCAAAAAAGGCCCAATACCGTCGTTGCCGCAGATAAGCAACTCGTACATCTGGAGACTTTTCCTCTTGTTTGACTATGATTCGCGCGCTGGCGATGCCGGCGGCATCGGCGGGTCGTGCTATGCCAGATCTAGGGATGCATGTGTTCTGGGGCTGATGATGCGCTACTGGCGTGGCACCTGGACACTTGGAGAGTTAGGGATCTCGGATGCGCATGCCGAGACGAGGTCTGATGGGATCGTCTGCTCGAGATACCCCAGGAAGTCGGAGAGTGGGACCATATCGAGGGTACCGAGTGGCGTACTCGTCTCCAATGGCTGGCCGCTCCAGAGGACGCGTACAAAGTTTCGGCCCGATTCCGATTCCTTCTTCCACAGTTCGATGACGACTTCGGCACCTGTACCGGGCCACATGGGCTTGGCGAACTGCAACAGACCAAGGATGGCGGCCATGGAGCCGTCGTGTGCAAAGCTGGGGTCAGGGATGCCTATACGAGACTCACTTGTGGCGGTACTTGATCTTGTGGCCGGCGGCCGCCGTGCGCAGGTGCTCGGCGACTTCTCCGAACCACGCACCCATCTTCAGTGCTGAAAAGGCTGTGCTCCGATTGGAGACACGGTACATGTATGCGTATTCCCAGTGGCCAAGGCGGT contains these protein-coding regions:
- the FBA1 gene encoding uncharacterized protein (Aldolase); protein product: MAIDGVPNGVLSGDQTRILFDDARARKYAIPAINVTSSSTVNAALEAARDNNSPIILQVSQGGAHFFGGKGLANGKDQAGSIAGSIAAAHFIRAIAPAYNIPVVLHTDHCAKKLLPWFDGMLDADEAYFAKNGVPLFSSHMLDLSEESNEENIGTCAKYFQRMAKMNQFLEMEIGITGGEEDGVDNTGVDNAALYTQPEVVFDVYKALAPISPNFSIAAAFGNVHGVYKPGNVKLQPALLADHQKYAAKQLQGKEGDLPLYLVFHGGSGSSEEDISTAVNNGVVKMNVDTDTQWAYLTGVRDYVLNKKGYLMTQVGNPDGDDKPNKKYYDPRVWIREGEKTMHKRVVEACDDLGNKNRL